A single genomic interval of Brevibacillus brevis harbors:
- a CDS encoding R2-like ligand-binding oxidase: MRKKKGWMGMRNGFVSTSQKGLNQELLPYQLYQKAKRYGIWNPQDIDFTQDREDYANMNPEQKEETLGRIAGFLGGEEAVTLDLLPLIMVIAEEGRLEEEMYLTTFLFEEAKHTEFFRLVLDSIGESGDLHHFHDDRYKRIFHEILPNALNRLLTDKSPEAIAEASTVYNMFVEGVLAETGYFAFYEALSKTGLMPGLMQGIGYLKTDESRHISYGTFLLQRLICEHPHIYDVIAKKMDELAPMASHLYDWMDDPQGVSAFGVKVADLQQFAKKQLSVRMEVLARAKGQTIEELYKHTRTTIDV, translated from the coding sequence ATGAGAAAAAAGAAAGGTTGGATGGGGATGAGGAATGGTTTTGTTTCGACCAGCCAAAAAGGATTGAATCAGGAGCTACTGCCGTACCAGTTGTATCAAAAAGCGAAGAGATACGGCATTTGGAACCCGCAGGACATTGATTTTACGCAAGACCGCGAAGATTACGCGAATATGAATCCGGAACAGAAGGAAGAAACTTTGGGGCGAATTGCTGGTTTTCTTGGTGGGGAAGAGGCAGTCACCCTCGATCTTTTGCCTTTGATCATGGTCATTGCAGAGGAAGGGCGATTGGAGGAAGAAATGTATTTGACGACCTTCCTCTTTGAAGAGGCCAAGCATACGGAGTTTTTTCGATTGGTTCTAGACAGCATCGGTGAGTCAGGAGACTTGCATCATTTTCACGATGATAGGTACAAGCGAATTTTCCATGAGATCTTGCCGAATGCACTCAATCGTCTGCTGACGGATAAATCCCCCGAAGCCATCGCAGAAGCTTCTACTGTCTACAACATGTTTGTGGAAGGCGTGCTTGCAGAGACAGGCTACTTTGCGTTTTACGAAGCACTCAGCAAAACAGGGCTCATGCCTGGTTTAATGCAAGGAATTGGGTATTTGAAGACAGATGAATCGCGGCACATCAGCTACGGAACATTCCTGCTGCAGCGATTGATCTGTGAGCATCCCCATATTTACGATGTCATTGCCAAAAAGATGGATGAGCTAGCCCCAATGGCAAGTCATCTGTACGACTGGATGGATGACCCACAAGGGGTGAGTGCGTTCGGAGTGAAGGTCGCTGATTTGCAGCAGTTTGCGAAAAAGCAACTAAGCGTGCGCATGGAGGTACTTGCCCGAGCAAAAGGGCAAACGATTGAAGAGCTGTATAAGCATACAAGAACAACGATCGATGTGTAA
- the rplT gene encoding 50S ribosomal protein L20, producing MPRVKGGIVTRRRHKKILKLAKGYFGSKHRLFKSANAQVMKSLLYAYRDRRQKKRDFRKLWITRINAQARMNGLSYSRLMHGLKVAGIEVNRKMLADLAVNDKAAFNELATVAKSKLNA from the coding sequence ATGCCAAGAGTAAAAGGTGGCATTGTTACACGCCGTCGTCATAAGAAAATCCTGAAGCTGGCGAAAGGATACTTCGGTTCCAAACATCGCCTGTTTAAATCCGCTAATGCGCAGGTAATGAAATCCCTGCTGTATGCATACCGTGACCGTCGTCAAAAGAAACGTGATTTCCGCAAACTGTGGATCACTCGTATCAACGCGCAAGCTCGCATGAACGGTCTGTCCTACAGCCGTTTGATGCACGGCCTGAAAGTTGCTGGCATCGAAGTTAACCGCAAAATGCTGGCTGACTTGGCTGTTAACGACAAAGCTGCGTTCAACGAACTGGCAACAGTTGCAAAAAGCAAACTGAACGCTTAA
- the moaA gene encoding GTP 3',8-cyclase MoaA: MPDKVLDLRNRPLRDLRISVTDKCNFRCRYCMPAEIFGPDFEFLPQSKLLTFEEITRLTQIFTSLGVGKIRITGGEPLMRRNLPELIRMIREVEGVQDIAMTTNGSLLSRHAHALKEAGLDRVTVSLDSLDNERFGMLNGRGYQVDAVLEGIRVAADAGLLVKINMVVQRGVNDQDILPMARYFREQGHTLRFIEFMDVGNSNGWRLDQVVPSREIVRMIHEEMPLVATEANYYGEVASRYRYEGSDQEIGLISSVTQAFCSTCTRARLSAEGKLYNCLFASSGDDLREPVRDGRTDEEIRELIRAIWERRDVRYSEERLSETPGLAKREKVEMSHIGG; this comes from the coding sequence ATGCCAGATAAAGTGCTTGATTTACGGAACCGTCCTCTCCGAGATTTACGAATATCTGTCACCGATAAATGTAATTTTCGTTGCCGTTATTGCATGCCTGCCGAAATTTTTGGACCGGATTTTGAGTTTTTGCCGCAAAGCAAGTTGCTGACCTTTGAGGAGATCACCCGTTTGACCCAGATCTTTACTTCGCTTGGGGTCGGGAAAATCCGTATTACCGGCGGAGAGCCATTGATGCGAAGAAATTTGCCTGAATTGATTCGAATGATACGTGAAGTGGAAGGCGTTCAAGATATTGCGATGACGACCAACGGTTCTCTCTTGTCCCGCCATGCTCATGCACTAAAAGAAGCAGGTCTGGATCGGGTCACGGTCAGCCTGGACAGCTTGGATAATGAGCGTTTTGGGATGTTGAATGGAAGAGGCTATCAGGTCGATGCCGTGCTGGAAGGGATTCGTGTTGCAGCAGATGCCGGGCTGCTGGTTAAGATTAACATGGTAGTACAGCGCGGAGTCAATGATCAAGATATTTTGCCGATGGCACGGTACTTCCGTGAGCAAGGGCATACCCTGCGATTTATTGAATTCATGGATGTGGGAAACAGCAACGGTTGGCGACTGGATCAAGTCGTACCTTCCCGTGAAATTGTGCGCATGATCCATGAAGAGATGCCGTTGGTGGCGACTGAAGCGAACTACTACGGAGAGGTGGCTTCTCGCTATCGCTATGAGGGATCGGACCAGGAGATAGGATTGATTTCATCAGTGACCCAAGCTTTTTGCTCCACTTGTACGCGAGCTCGCCTGTCGGCAGAAGGGAAATTGTACAACTGTCTCTTCGCTTCATCCGGAGATGATTTGCGCGAGCCAGTCCGCGATGGACGCACGGATGAGGAGATTCGCGAGCTGATACGTGCGATCTGGGAGCGTCGTGACGTGCGCTACTCGGAGGAACGACTAAGTGAAACGCCTGGTCTCGCCAAGCGTGAAAAGGTCGAAATGTCCCATATCGGGGGATAA
- the rpmI gene encoding 50S ribosomal protein L35, whose product MPKMKTNKAAAKRFKKTGSGQLKRDRAFGSHLFANKTTKAKRHLRKAALVSKGDQKRMEQMLTYL is encoded by the coding sequence ATGCCTAAAATGAAAACCAACAAGGCTGCTGCGAAACGTTTCAAAAAGACTGGAAGCGGCCAATTGAAGCGCGACCGCGCATTTGGTAGCCACTTGTTCGCTAACAAAACGACAAAAGCAAAACGCCACCTGCGTAAAGCTGCACTCGTTTCCAAAGGCGATCAAAAACGTATGGAGCAAATGCTCACTTACCTGTAA
- the infC gene encoding translation initiation factor IF-3 → MLINEAIRAREVRLIGADGSQLGVVPFREALRIAQEAELDLVNVAPTAKPPVCRIMDYGKFKYEQAKKEKEARKNQKIIELKEVRFSSNIEEHDFQTKLRNVRKFLEDQHKVKCTIRFRGREITHSEIGLGVMERVAAQCEDLATPERKPKIEGRSMIMILAPKAEK, encoded by the coding sequence ATGTTAATTAACGAAGCGATCCGTGCCCGTGAGGTCCGTTTAATCGGTGCAGACGGGAGCCAATTGGGAGTCGTACCTTTTAGGGAAGCGTTGCGCATTGCCCAGGAAGCTGAATTGGATCTGGTAAACGTTGCTCCTACAGCCAAGCCGCCTGTATGCCGTATCATGGACTATGGAAAGTTCAAATACGAGCAGGCGAAAAAGGAAAAAGAAGCGCGTAAAAACCAGAAGATCATCGAGCTGAAAGAAGTGCGTTTTTCTTCTAACATCGAGGAACACGATTTTCAAACAAAGCTTCGCAACGTCCGCAAGTTCTTGGAGGATCAACACAAGGTGAAGTGTACGATCCGTTTCCGTGGACGTGAAATCACCCACTCCGAAATTGGACTAGGCGTTATGGAACGTGTTGCTGCCCAGTGTGAAGATCTCGCTACGCCTGAGCGCAAGCCGAAGATCGAGGGTCGCAGCATGATCATGATTCTGGCTCCGAAAGCGGAAAAGTAA
- a CDS encoding helix-turn-helix transcriptional regulator: MVSPELNMYIDRIEETTFYEEKLVLAVRGFVDLFPFMGAILCNYSTLSQMGEGLWSILDQELCSIRDIRVDMRNMPLIQHAIREQKAVLLDSEAIRQFPPNLVYGAPYALILPISYGPNVLGYAGISWHQDGCSGINHQLVQSLSTYCMMLGKVLATDSLRPKTVKLSRREVEVMQRMSWGESVREMADWMGISEFTVQDYIKSALKKLGVQNRAQGVADAIRQRIIC, translated from the coding sequence ATGGTCAGTCCAGAGCTGAACATGTACATCGATCGAATCGAAGAAACGACATTTTACGAGGAGAAACTGGTGCTTGCTGTACGTGGCTTCGTAGATCTCTTTCCTTTCATGGGGGCCATTCTGTGCAATTACTCGACGCTCAGTCAAATGGGTGAGGGACTATGGTCGATCCTTGACCAAGAATTATGCTCCATCCGCGATATACGGGTGGACATGCGCAACATGCCCCTCATTCAGCATGCGATCCGTGAACAGAAGGCCGTCTTGCTAGATTCTGAGGCGATTCGTCAGTTCCCGCCCAATTTAGTTTACGGCGCCCCCTATGCGCTCATTCTCCCCATCAGCTATGGGCCTAACGTACTCGGCTACGCCGGTATTTCCTGGCATCAGGACGGTTGTTCTGGCATCAACCATCAATTGGTGCAATCTTTGAGCACGTACTGTATGATGCTGGGCAAAGTATTGGCAACCGACTCCCTTCGCCCTAAAACCGTCAAGCTCTCACGCCGAGAAGTCGAAGTCATGCAGCGGATGTCATGGGGAGAAAGCGTTAGGGAGATGGCGGACTGGATGGGAATTAGTGAGTTTACCGTGCAGGATTACATCAAATCCGCCTTAAAAAAGCTCGGTGTGCAAAATCGCGCACAAGGTGTGGCAGACGCTATTCGCCAGCGAATCATATGTTGA